In the Brachyhypopomus gauderio isolate BG-103 chromosome 4, BGAUD_0.2, whole genome shotgun sequence genome, one interval contains:
- the prr16 gene encoding protein Largen — protein sequence MDVFTLLDLWLVQRMSGTANVESEGVSKVKVKRQIKTIVQDLENILGDLKDVAKELKEVVHEIDSLTSDLQLEEEMADSSKTDTLNSSSSSTTTTTTASSIDKVKVYPEDTFLRLPAVTPGMPPVLKRPLLPLPPPRLMPPRAEDHSKGLSSGNLAKVNGTLMRNGGFPTKPINVPGRDLSRGSKSAADKMPPPMPLLRHEKSRCPQVTRERVRFSDTVQYHGYCPDCDLQYDTSNTDMHLHAELISAKLSPIHQCVSLSPTHVLLDNGCLGFSHSFPPTTPPCVPHHLTQKPQKTILRKSTTTTV from the exons ATGGATGTATTCACACTCCTTGATTTGTGGCTTGTTCAAAGAATGTCAGGGACAGCAAATGTGGAATCGGAGGGAGTCTCCAAAGTTAAAGTAAAACGACAGATCAAGACAATCGTGCAGGATTTAGAAAACATCTTGGGGGACTTGAAGGATGTGGCAAAAGAACTCAAAGAG GTTGTCCATGAAATCGATTCTTTAACATCAGATCTCCAGCTGGAAGAGGAGATGGCAGACAGCTCCAAGACCGACACCCTGAACAGCAGCTCCAGCagcaccacaaccaccaccacggcCTCCAGCATAGACAAAGTCAAGGTCTACCCCGAGGACACCTTCCTCAGGCTCCCAGCCGTTACCCCTGGCATGCCCCCAGTCTTGAAGAGACcccttcttcctcttcctcctcctcgcctaATGCCACCCAGAGCTGAGGACCACAGCAAGGGCCTGTCCTCAGGGAACCTCGCCAAGGTTAACGGGACACTCATGCGCAATGGCGGTTTTCCCACGAAGCCCATAAACGTGCCCGGCAGGGACTTGTCTCGCGGATCTAAAAGCGCGGCGGACAAGATGCCACCACCGATGCCCCTCCTCAGGCACGAGAAGAGTCGGTGTCCCCAAGTGACGCGAGAGCGTGTGAGATTCAGCGATACGGTCCAGTATCATGGCTACTGCCCGGATTGCGACCTTCAGTACGACACGAGCAACACAGATATGCACTTACATGCCGAATTAATCAGTGCCAAGCTGAGCCCCattcaccagtgtgtctccttgTCCCCCACCCACGTGTTGCTGGACAACGGTTGCCTGGGCTTCAGTCACAGCTTCCCCCCAACCACTCCACCTTGTGTGCCTCATCACCTGACTCAGAAACCACAGAAAACCATTCTACGCAAGTCCACCACGACAACTGTCTGA
- the hsd17b4 gene encoding peroxisomal multifunctional enzyme type 2, with translation MTVPLSFAGKVVLVTGAGGGLGREYALAFAERGASVVVNDLGGDIKGGGKSSSAADKVVEVIKAKGGKAVANYDSVEDGEKLIQTALDAFGRIDIVVNNAGILRDRSFARTSDLDWDLIHRVHLRGSFMVTRAAWNHMKNQQFGRIIMTSSAAGIYGNFGQANYSAAKLGLLGLANTLAIEGRKYNIHCNTIAPTAGSRLTETVMPPDLVESLKAEYVSPLVLWLCHEQCQENGGLFEVGAGWIGKLRWERTLGSIVRHKNQHVTPEEVRDKWDQICDFTNATKPASIQESLHTLVEVLSKVEAGERLGGNPTRGLASTTSAINPSEAVGKMIGEMTFSYTHMHCILYALGVGMSTKEPDHLKFLYEGHEDFSCLPTFGVIPAQVSMMEGGLANVPGLNIDPTRILHGEQYLELYKPLPTSGTLTSKSSIADILDKGSGAVILLDVHTYNNQELVCYSQFSVFVVGAGGFGGKRSSDQAVVTVPPPNRVPDIVVTDETTRDQAALYRLSGDWNPLHIDPAFAALGGFKSPILHGLCSFGFAARHVLKQYADNDVSRFKSIKVRFVKPVLPGQSIQTKMWKEGNRIHFECKVKETGAVVLAGAYIDLHPASDASTVSAETEVLQSDLVFAEIGRRIKDLGGELVKKVNAIFGWEITKGGKTAAQWTIDLKTGNGALHKGPYSGKADVTITVSDEDFMDVVAGKTNPQKAFFAGKLKVRGNIMLSQKLETILKDYAKL, from the exons ATGACTGTGCCTCTGTCGTTTGCGGGAAAAGTCGTTCTTGTTACAGGAGccggtggag GACTTGGGAGAGAATATGCATTGGCTTTTGCTGAGAGAGGAGCTTCTGTTGTTG TGAACGACCTTGGTGGAGACATTAAAGGGGGTGGGAAGAGCTCATCAGCTGCTGATAAAGTTGTAGAGGTGATTAAAGCCAAAGGTGGCAAAGCTGTGGCCAATTATG ATTCAGTAGAAGATGGGGAAAAGCTAATCCAAACAGCCTTAGATGCTTTTGGACGAATAG ATATTGTGGTTAATAATGCTGG GATCCTGCGTGATCGATCGTTTGCTAGGACAAGTGACCTGGACTGGG ACCTTATTCACAGAGTGCATTTAAGAGGCTCTTTCATGGTCACCCGCGCAGCATGGAATCACATGAAGAACCAGCAGTTTGGGAG AATCATCATGACCTCGTCAGCTGCTGGGATTTATGGCAACTTTGGCCAGGCGAACTACAGTGCTGCCAAGCTCGGCCTCCTGGGCCTGGCTAACACTTTGGCCATTGAAGGGCGGAAGTACAACATTCACTGTAATACCATCGCTCCCACGGCCGGCTCACGCCTCACGGAGACCGTCATGCCTCCAG atcTCGTGGAGTCTTTGAAAGCGGAGTACGTGTCTCCCCTCGTTCTCTGGCTGTGCCACGAGCAGTGTCAGGAGAACGGAGGTCTTTTTGAG GTTGGAGCTGGCTGGATTGGTAAAT TGCGGTGGGAGAGGACTTTGGGTAGTATTGTGCGACACAAGAACCAGCATGTGACCCCAGAAGAGGTTCGGGACAAGTGGGACCAAATCTGTGACTTTACCAATGCCACCAAGCCAGCTAGTATTCAAG AGTCATTGCACACGCTGGTGGAGGTGCTGTCTAAAGTGGAGGCCGGAGAAAGGCTGGGAGGGAATCCAACCAGAGGCTTGGCCTCCACAACATCTGCCATCAACCCT TCGGAGGCTGTAGGGAAGATGATTGGCGAGATGACCTTCAGCTACACCCACATGCACTGTATCCTCTACGCTCTGGGAGTGGGCATGTCCACCAAGGAACCTGATCACCTCAAGTTCCTCTATGAAGGCCACGAGGACTTCAGTTGTCTGCCTACCTTTGGAGTCATCCCAGCCCAGGTCTCCATGATGGAGGGAGGTCTCGCCAATGTTCCAGGACTCAATATTGACCCTACAAGG ATTCTGCATGGAGAACAGTATTTGGAGCTGTACAAACCTTTGCCTACCTCAG GAACACTGACCTCCAAGTCATCAATAGCAGATATCCTTGACAAAGGGTCTGGTGCAGTCATACTCTTGGATG TTCACACGTACAACAACCAGGAGTTGGTATGCTACAGTCAGTTCTCCGTGTTCGTGGTTGGCGCCGGAGGCTTCGGAGGAAAGAGGTCCTCGGATCAAGCTGTG gtCACAGTTCCCCCTCCAAACCGAGTACCCGACATTGTGGTGACGGATGAAACCACCAGAGACCAG GCTGCTCTGTACAGGCTGAGTGGTGACTGGAACCCTCTTCACATAGATCCTGCCTTCGCAGCATTAGGAG GATTTAAGTCTCCCATTCTGCACGGACTGTGTTCTTTTGGGTTCGCTGCACGCCACGTCTTGAAGCAGTATGCCGACAACGATGTTTCTAGATTTAAATCCATCAAG GTGCGCTTTGTGAAGCCGGTGCTCCCCGGACAATCTATTCAGACCAAGATGTGGAAAGAGGGAAACAGAATTCACTTTGAGTGCAAA GTTAAGGAGACGGGAGCTGTTGTGTTGGCTGGAGCATATATAGACCTGCATCCAGCATCAGATGCCAGCACCGTTTCAGCAGAG ACGGAGGTGCTTCAGAGTGATTTGGTGTTTGCTGAGATCGGCCGGCGAATTAAAGACCTTGGTGGTGAACTCGTGAAGAAAGTTAATGCAATTTTTGGATGGGAAATTACCAAAGGAGGAAAGACGGCTGCACAGTGGA CCATTGATCTGAAGACAGGAAACGGTGCCCTCCATAAAGGTCCATACAGTGGCAAAGCTGATGTAACCATTACTGTATCTGATGAGGACTTCATGGACGTGGTGGCAGGAAAGACCAACCCTCAGAAG GCATTTTTCGCTGGCAAACTGAAAGTCAGAGGAAATATCATGTTGAGCCAGAAACTGGAGACAATACTGAAGGATTATGCCAAGCTGTAG